In Lotus japonicus ecotype B-129 chromosome 5, LjGifu_v1.2, one genomic interval encodes:
- the LOC130719241 gene encoding uncharacterized protein LOC130719241, protein MDLHRKIEIGLGFYYFGPKQSEGDTCPVKRGWWRGCKIHASVRKTLIYRFQSLLSEGHVYQISFFGVGESGRDFRPTSHPFKINFDIHTYVRLVPNKAINLSPYNFVPLSNIMFKDLDTSFLIDVIGILTGASAEQEFEKDDGKQKIITILHPF, encoded by the exons ATGGACCTCCatagaaaaattgaaattggaTTGGGCTTCtactattttggtccaaaacaatcagaaggTGACACTTGTCCTGTAAAGAGGGGGTGGTGGAGA GGGTGTAAGATTCATGCTTCCGTTAGGAAGACTCTGATATACCGATTCCAATCTTTGCTAAGTGAGGGTCATGTATATCAGATTTCGTTCTTTGGCGTTGGTGAAAGCGGTCGTGATTTCCGACCAACCTCGcatccattcaagatcaactttgatattcatacaTATGTGCGCTTGGTTCCCAACAAGGCCATCAACTTAAGCCCGTACAATTTTGTGCCATTATCTAATATAATGTTCAAGGATCTTGATACGTCTTTTCTTATAG ATGTGATTGGAATtctcactggtgcaagtgctgaaCAAGAATTCGAAAAAGATGATGGGAAGCAGAAAATAATTACTATTTTACATCCGTTTTAA